The Archangium primigenium genomic interval CGCCCACGCCGCGGCGATGGCGCCGCCCGGCCGCGTGCCCGCCATGGAGGGCGAGACGTACAGGCCCCCGCTCCACCCGGCGTAGGTGAAGAACTGGTGCCGCCGCAATTCCGGCGTGCGGTAGAGCACCACCGAGGCGCCCTTGGCCGCGTAGCCGTACTTGTGCAGGTCCGCGGACAGGCTGGTGACGCCCGGCACCGCGAAGTCGAAGTCCACGAGCGCGTGGCCCAGCCGCCGGGCGAACGGCAGCAGGAAGCCGCCCAGACACGCATCCACGTGGAAGAGCACGCCCCGCTCCTGGGCCAGGGCGGCCAGCTCGGGGATGGGATCCATCACCCCGTGCGGATAGGACGGCGCCGAGCCCACCACGAGCGCCGTGCGCGGGCCGATGGCGGCGCGCGTGGCGGCCACGTCCGCGCGGAAGTCCGCCGCCACGGGCACGTTCACCGGCTTGAGGCCGAAGTAGTGCGCGGCCTTCTGGAAGGCCGGGTGCGCGGAGGCGGGCAGCACCAGCTCCGGCTCGGTGATGCCCCGCTCCGCCCGGGCGAAGTCGCGCGCCGTCTTGACGGCCATGAGGATGGACTCGGTGCCCCCGGACGTCATCGTCCCGGCGGCGGTGTCCCCGTGGAAGAGCTCCGCCGCGATGGCGAGCACCTCGGCCTCGAAGCGCCGCAGGCTCGGGAAGGCCAGGGGGCTCAGGCCATTCTCGGACATGAACTCCGTGTAGGCCTCGGCGGCCACCCGGCGCACGTCCTCCCCCGCGTTGTACACGAGGCTCCACGTCCGGCCCTCCCTCCAGTTGGCGTCCTCGGTGCGCATGTCGCGCATGCGCGCGAGCACTTCCAGATGACTCAGCCCCTGGGACGCCAGGCGGGCACTCTTCGACATCTCGACTCCAAGAGAGGGGGGGGACGGGTGGAGCGCACTATAAGAGAAACCACCCGTCACGCGTGTCCGGATGTTCACAACCCGTGGGAGCGGCCCTTGACGTGCCGCGACACCGCCCGGACTCCGGCGCTCAGCGGCCGCGCCCGCCGGGCGCCAGGAGGCCGTGGAGCAGCAGGTCCACCACGCGCTCGAGGAAGGCGGCGTCGGGCTCGCGGCGCTCCACGAAGAGCCGGTGCTGGACGATGCCCGCGATCATGCTGATCACCACCTTGCCGTCGACGCCCTCCGGCCCGATCTCCCCGCGCGCCCGCGCGTGATCGAACAAGGGCTGGGGCCGGGCGTCCAGGGCCTCGCGGATCACGGTCGCGAGGGCGAAGAACTCCGGGTCCTGCTCCTCGGCGATGAGGATGCGCCGCAGCGCCTGGCCCTCGGGGGACTTCATCACCGAGGCCATGTGGCCCACCACCCCCAACAAGTCCCCCCGGAGCGAGCCGGTGTCCGGCAGCACGAGCTGCTCGAGGGTGGACGCGCGCAGCGCCGCCTTCACCAGCTCGGGCTTGGTGGGCCAGCGCCGGTAGATGGTGGTCTTGTTGACCCCGGCGCGCGCCGCCACGTCCTCGACGCGCAGCGCCCCATACCCCTTGGCCACCAGCTCCTCGAGCGTGGCCTCCAGCACCCCGCGCACCACGGGCTCTCCCCGCACGAGCGCGCTCTTCTTGGACGTCGTCCGCCTGACCGCCACGTGTCCGCTCGCTCCCCTGCCGGACGCACATCCCGCGCCCCTGCCCCACAACATGGCCTCCCTCCCGCCCAGCGTCCATCGCAACTTCCAGTTGCGATGATGACACGCGGCGTCTATATCCATCGCAACAACCCGTTGCGGTGGTCACGTGTGACACGTGGCCGCCGCCGGATTCCAGGACGGACACGCATGACCTCGACGACGGAAGTGTCTTCCAAGCCCGCGACGTTCCTGCTGACCAGCTCCTCGGCGCCGGGCCACTACCTGCGGGTGTTGGACCTCGCGCAGCAGCTCACCTCGCGGGGCCACCGGGTGCTGTTCAAGGCCCGCGCGAGCGCCACTCCGGACGCGAAGGCCGCGGGCGCGGAGCACGTGCCCTACGAGCACATGCTCGACCTCCAGGACTTCACGGCGCTCGCCCCGCATGTCCGCCTGCCCGCGTGGCTGCCCAAGGCGCCCTTCACGTTCGTGCAGATGCGCAGCGTGGTGCAGGCCAACAACGTCCAGCTCGCCAAGGAGCTGGAGGCACTGCTCAAGCGCGAGCGGGTGGACTGCGTCGTCTATGATTTCTTCGAGGTGGGCGCGGCCTGGGCCGCGGAGCGCGCGGGCATTCCCCACGCGAGCGCCGGCAACATGGGCACCACGCTCACCCAGGACAGTGTCCCCCTGATGCTCAGCGAGGCCTCTCCCCTGCGGCACGTGCGCCGTTTTCCCGGGGTGGCGCACACGCTGCTCGGCCAGCTCATTCCCCTCAACGCGCAGCGCGCCATGCTCGGCCTGCCGCCCTACACCGGCCGCACGGCGGAGCTCATCCAGGGCATGGTGTCCCCGCACCTGCACATCGTCATGGGGCACCGCGGCCTCGCCTCGGGGTTGGCGCTGCGCGACCGCCAGCTCTTCGTGGGGCCCACCACCTTCAACGTCTCCGCCAAGACGCTCCAGGAGGCGCCGCGCGTGGTGCCCGGCACGGTGATCGTCAGCACCACGACGACGCCCGGGGACAAGGGCCTGTTCCGCCGGGTGCTGGAGGCCGTGGCGCCCCTGAGCGTGCCGGTGTTGGCCACGGCCGCGGGGGCCCAGGACGTGCCCGAGGGGCTGGGCGGCCACGTCCGCATCGAGAAGTACGTGCCGCACGACGCGGTGTTCCCCCAGGCCCGGGCGCTCATCACCCACGGCGGCTGGGGCACGGTGGGCCGCGCCCTGCTCCATGGTCTGCCCATGCTGGTCATCCCCCTGTTCGGCGATCAGCCGCTCAACGCCACCCTGGTGGAGCGCGCGGGCCTCGGGCGCTACCTGCCGCTGGACAAGGCCACGCCCGAGGCCATCCGCGCCGCGCTCCAGGACCTGCTCGCGGACGAGGGCCTGCGGGCCCGCGCGCGCCGCGTCGCCTCGGACATCCAACACCTCAAGGAAGAGCAGGTCGCCGTGCGCGCCCTCGAGCAGCTCGCGCGCTCGGGCCGGGTGGACGTCGCGGCGCTCGCCTCCGCCGCCTGACGAGCCCGCCCATGTCCCTGACCGCCACCGCCACCCCGGCGCCGCCCGACGCGCGCATCGACTACGTGAGCACCCTCACGCCCCGCACCAAGGCGCTCGTCCTGGCGGGGGTGATGATGGCGCTGTTCCTCGCGGCGTTGGATCAGACGATCGTCGCCACGGCCCTGCCGCGCATCGTGTCCGAGCTGCACGGCATGGAGCTGTTCGCCTGGACGTCGACGTCCTACCTGCTCGCCAGCACCACGCTCGTGCCCATCTACGGCCGGCTGTCGGACAGCCTGGGCCGGCGGACCATCATCCTCGTGGGCATCGCCATCTTCCTGGTGGGCTCGGTGCTGTGTGGCCTCGCGGGCTCCATGCTCGCGCTGGTCGTCTTCCGGGGCATCCAGGGCATGGGCGCGGCGGCCATCACCTCCACGGCCTTCGCCGTCCCGGCGGACCTCTTCGCGCCCGCCGAGCGCGCGCGCTACCAGGGCATCTTCGGCACGGTGTTCGCCGCCTCCAGCATCATCGGCCCGCTGCTGGGCGGCACGCTCACGGACACGGTGGGCTGGCGCTGGGTGTTCTTCATCAACCTGCCGCTCGGGGCGCTCGCGGTGGCGTTCATCGTGAGCAAGATGCCGCGGCTGCACAGCGGGGTGCGCGCCCGGGTGGACTGGCTCGGCGCCTTCCTGCTCGTGGTGGCCACGGTGCCCCTCCTGCTCACGCTCCGGGGAGACCGGCCGCTCGCGGCGTGGCTGTCCGCGCCCGTGCTCGGCATGCTCGGCGTGTCGCTCGTGGGGCTGGTGCTGTTCATCCGCGTGGAGCGAAAGAGCCCCCACGCCATCATCCCCTTCACCCTGTTCCACAACCGCGTCTTCTCGCTCATCTCCCTGACGTCGGTGTTCACGGGCGCGGCGTTCTTCGCCGCCCTGCTCTTCCTGTCCATCTTCGCCGTCAACGGCCTGGGAGCCACGGCGCGCGAGGCGGGCCTCGCGATGATTCCCCTGACCCTCGCCGTGGTGCCCACGTCCCTGGTGACGGCGCGCCTGGTGAGCCGCACGGGGCACTACAAGCCCGTCGTCCTGGGCGGGCTCGTGCTGACGAGCCTCGGGCTGTACCTGCTCAGCCGGCTCACGGTGGACAGCACGCTCTGGCACATCGGCGTGGGCACCTTCGTGTTCGGCTGCGGCATGGGCCCGCTCCAGCCCATGCTCACCCTGTCCATCCAGAACGCGGTGGCCCCGCACCAGGTGGGCACCGCCACGGCGGGCCGGCAGTTCTTCCAGCAGCTCGGGCAGGCCCTGGGCAGCGCCGTGTTCGGCCTCATCCTCACCCTGTCGCTGACCCACTCGCTCACCACCACGCTGCCCGGGGTGCGCGAGCGGGTGCCCCCGGGGCTGCACGCCCGGTTCGATGCCTGGTTCGACGCCGAGCGCATCCGCAGGGGGGGCGGCACCCAGGAGGACGCCCCCGGGAGTCCAGGGCCCGGGGCCTCCACGCCCACCGCCGAGGTGCGCGCCCGCTACGAGGCCCTGCGGCACGCGCCGGGCGCCGATGGGGCGGCCCTCGCGCGGGAGGAGGCCCAGGCGCTCGAGGCCACCCACGCGGGCGAGCGGGCCGTGCGCGCCGCGTTCGCCCGGGCCGTGGCGCGCGTCTTCGACTGGGCGCTGCTCTTGAGCCTGTGCGCCCTGGTGCTCGCCGTGTTCACCCGGGAGATCCCCCTGCGCCGGACGAACGCGCCCGCGTCCTGAGCGGGGCCCGGGCGCGCTACACTGGCGGGCATGAACTGTCCGGAGTGCAAGAAGCCCATGGGGGAGCACTCCCTGGGGACACGCACGGGAGGCACCCTCCAGCTCGACGTGTGCCAGGCGTGTGGCGGGTTGTGGTTCGACACCCACGAGAGCCTGAAGCTGTCCGCGGGCGGCACCCTGCGGCTCTTTCGCGCGGTGTATGGCGAGCGCCGCGCCCGCCCTCCGAAGCGCACGGGGCCCCTGTCCTGTCCGCGCTGTGACACGAAGCTGGTGCTGTGCCACGACCTGGCCAACGGCAACCGCTACCAGTCCTGGCGCTGCACCGCGGGCGACCACGGCCACTTCATCACCTTCTTCCAGTTCCTCCGGGAGAAGGGGCTGGTGCGGGCCCTGCACGCCAAGGAGCTCGTCGAGCTGCGCAAGCACGTGGACACCCTCTTGTGCTCCGACTGCGGCGAGCCCATCCGCCTGGCCAACATGACCGCCTGCGCGCGCTGTCAGGCCCCGGTGTGTCTGATGGACCCCGAGTGCGTGGAGAGCACCATCCGGGACGCGGAGCAGGCGGTCGGCTCGCGCCGGGACGTGGCGCCGCACGTCGCGGGCCACCTGGTGATGAAGCACCTGGGCATGAAGGACTTCCATGCCCGCCGGGCCGCCGCCGCGGCCGCCCTGGCCGCTACCCCCGTCGCCCTCTCCCAGGACGCCAAGGGCTCGGCCGAGGCGGTGGATCTCGTCGACGTGGATTCGTGGAGCGTCGGCTTGGACGTCGTGGAGCTGCTCGGTGAGCTCTTCTCGATCTTCTAGTCCAGCAGCCGCGTGAAGTGGCGGCGCAGGTTCACCCAGTCGTGCGAGGGGGCCTCGGGCACGAGCTGGAAGTGCACGTCGATGCCGAGCAGATCCAGCTGATCCACCGCCCGCAGCTCCTCGCGGGTGCAGGACCACGAGCCCGCGACGGGGTGGAGCTCTCCCGCGTTGAGCGTCGATACGATGAAGAGCTCCCGCATGAAGTCCAGGGCCACGCCCGCCTGACGCAACCGCTCCAGGGGCGCCGGGCTGCGCAGCAGCAGGACATAGGACTTGGCGCTCGCCACCGCCTCTGGCAGCTTCGTGACGGCCTGAGCCACGCTGAGCAGGTGCACCGGGAGGTTCTCGGGCGCCGTGTTCTTGTAGACGAAGGCGAGCGACTCCGTGAGCGCCACCTCGTCGTCCAGCACGAGACATCCATCGCATTTGGGGGGCAACCACCGGAACAAGAGCTGTCCGTCCATCCCCTTGGCATTCACGACGGTCATGACGACAGCCATAGGCTCGCCTCCTCCGTGGAGCGGGTTCCTTGTCACATCGGGGACGGAGCGGGCAACCCCTTCGGTGCTCCACGTGATGGCCGTGAACGTCTGGAGGCGGGCGCCGGCTCGCCGGGCTCACGCAGCGTGCGCAGCAACAGGTCCCGGAAGCACGCGGAGGCCGCATCGCCTTCCGTGCGGGCATGCCAGACGAGCGACATCGGCATCGCGAGGCCCTCGATGGGCAGCCGCACGAGCCGCAGGGGCAGATGCGCCGCGAGCACCGTCGCCACGCGCCGGGGCATGCACGCGAGCCGCTCGGTCGAGGCCACCACCATCGCCGCCGCCGCGAAGCTCGGCACGTACAGGGTGGGAACGGCGTCCAGCCCCCCCGCGCGAAACGCCCGGTCGGTGAGGGCACTGCCAATGCCCGGCCGTCCGAGCGCGACGTTGAAGGAGACCTGGGGAATCCGCGCGAAGGCCTCGGGCGTGAGCACGGCGCCCCGGAAGGGATGATCGCGGTGGACCACCGCCACGGGGGACTCGACGTACAAGGGCGCCGCGTGCATCCCGGGGGGCGCGCCGGAGGGGGCGATGGCCAGGTCCACCTCGCCCGTCACCAGCCCGTTCGTGGCCAGCAGCACGTCGATGCTCACCACGCGCAGCCGGGCCCGGGGCATCTCGCGCTCCAGCGCCTGACAGAGCCGCGGCAGGTCCGCGAGTTGCTGGTTGTCCGCGCACGCCAGGGTGAACTCCCGGTCGCAGCGCGCCGCATCGAAGGCCGGAGCGGTCTCCACGACCCGCTCCAGTTCCTTCAGGGCCGCCGCCAACCGGGGCTGCAACTCGAGCGCCCGGGGCGTGGGCACCAGCCCCCTGCCCCGTCGGGTCACGAGCGGATCCTTGAGCACCTCCCGCAGCCGCGCGAGCGCGTTGGACACCGCGGACTGGGTGACATGCAGCCGCCGCGCCGCCCGGGTGGCACTGCGCTCCTCCAGGACGACGGCGAGCACGTGGAGCAGGTTGAGATCGATGGCGGAAAGATTCACGGCGGTGATGTTTAACATCACGAGCCATCACGCGAACAAACGGATGCCCCCCGCTACATTGCCCCCATGACTGTCTCGGAACTCATCGCAGAGGGCGCTCTCCGGCTGGCGCTGGTCGCGTGTCTCCTCGAGTGCGGCGGAAGCCTGTACGAGTACGCCGTCGTCGACACCGTCTGGCCCTCGAACCTGGCGGTCATCCAACCCCAACGCGGCGGCCTGGACCGCAAGCGCTTCTGGGTGCCCCTGCACGGCGTGCTCACCCTCGCGCTGCCGGTGGCGCTCTGGGCCTGCTGGGGTCGGCCCGACGTGCGCGCCTGGTTGCTCGCCTCCACCGGGCTGTACGTCGTGCTCCGGGGCTGGACGTTCGCCTACTTCATTCCCCGGGTGATCCGGTTCGAGCAGGGAACGGACACGGACCCCGCGCGGGCCCGGCGCTGGGTGCGCTGGAGCCTCCTGCGCGCCCCCCTGCTCCTCGCGCTCACCCTGTGTATCTGGCGGGCCTCGCTGGGCCTGGCCGGTGCCTCGCCCTGAACCGAAACATATGCCTTGACGGGCATATGCCATGATGGGCATATACTCCCGCATGATCGAGACGTTCGCGGCGCTCTCCGAGCCCAACCGTTTTCGCATCGTGGAGCTCCTGCGCTCGGGGCCCCACGCGGTGAACGACATTGGCGAGCGCCTCCAGCTCAACCAACCCCAGGTGTCCAAGCACCTGCGGGTGTTGAAGGAAGCCGGTCTGGTGGACGTGCACCCGCGCGCCCAACAGCGGCTCTACGCGCTGCGCGCGGAGTCCCTCCGCCAGCTGCACGTGTGGCTGGAGGGCTACCGCCAGCTCTGGGAAGAGCGTTTCGACCAACTGGACGAGCTCCTCGAGGAGCTCAAGGACAAGGAGACGCCCCATGGTCGCAAGTCTTAGCCCGGAGTCCGCCCCCAAGAACCGCACGTCCGTGGAGCTGCACGGCGAGCGGGAGATCATCATCTCGCGCACCTTCAACGCGCCGGCCCGCATCGTGTTCGACGCCTGGACCCGGCCCGAGTTCGTCAAGCGCTGGTGGGCGCCCCAATCCCTGTGCGTCACCCTGGTGGGCTGTGAGGCCGACGTGCGCGTGGGCGGCGCCTACCGCTACCAGTTGCGCACGCCGGACGGCAACGCGTTCGCGTTCTCGGGCCGGTACACCGAGATCACCCCGCCCTCGCGCCTGGTCTACACCCAGGTGTTCGAGCCGATGGCCGAGGCGGGCGAGATGCGCATCACCGTGACGTTCGACGAGCGCGAGGGCAAGACACACCTCGTGTCACACGAGGTGTATCCGTCCGCGGAGGCGCGCGCCGGAGCACTCGCCTCGGGCATGGAGACCGGCATGCTGGAGACGATGGATCAGCTCGACGCGCTCGTCGCCTCGCTGCGCTGACGCCCGGGCTCGCGCGCTACCACTGATCGGGGTCGGCATCGGCGAAGGTCGTGCCCGTGCCGATCTCGTCGAACCAGATGCTGCGCGTGCCCTGACTGCCCTGCATGTAGCCGCTGTCATGCCAGCCATTGGCATACAGGCCCACGCGGAACTGGAAGGAGCGATCGTCGGACACGGTGGTGGCCAGGTTGTACTGCTCGAGCACCTTCTGGCCGTCGAACCACATCTTGATGAAGCCGGTGTTGTCGCTCGCCCACTTCGTCTGGATGATGATCTTGTGCCAGTCGCCCGCGCTCACCGTGGCCAGGTTGGTGAAGTTGACCGTCTTCTGGCTGCACACCGAGCCCTGCTTGACGCGCGTGTTGAGCTGGTTGCCCGAGAGCCACACCATGGTCGAGGGCATGTAGTCGTCACAGCCCGTGTCGCCGAAATCGGCGATGAACTGGGCGATGTTGAAGGACTGGCTCTGGAACTGCCAGTCGTTCTGCAGCCGGAAGGCGAAGCCATAGAAGCCCGTGTCGCCCCGGCGGTACACGTTGTGCTTCACGACCTCCGAGTGGTAGCGGCCGGTATAGGACGGGTCGTAGATCTGCGTCACCTTGAGGGCCGTCGGGCCCTCGTAGGTGACGTTCGTCACCTCGTTCACCGTGCCCTTGTGCTCCCGGTTGATGGCATTCCAGCCCGACAGGGTGCCGGTGTTGTGGAAGCCGACCGCCGCGTGCGCGACCAGGGCGGAGGTGAGAACGGAGGCGCCAACCAGACCGATGTGCTTGAGCTTCATGGTTCCTCGAGGGGGAGCGGGGAAAAGCCTGACGCAGAGCAGCAAAACACGGATATCGTATCATAACCGCATTTCCAGGAAAACGCCCTCAAGGCTTTTCAGTGCGTGCCGAGCACCTCCAGGGCGCGGTCAACGCTCCCCGGACAGGGCTTGCGACTCGTCCCGGCGGGGCGGTCGCAGCGTGTGCAGGATCTCGCCCCCCTCCCCCAGGATGAGCAGGGCGCCGTCCTCGCGCTCCACCCTCGCCTGTCCATTGTAGAAGGGCTCCACCATCGCGAAGCGCTCGCCGTAGAGCGGCGCGCCCGCCGTGTCCACATGGTGCCACCCGCGCTCATCCCGGGCCCGCGCGAACCCCTTGTGGAAGACATCCAGGTCCAGGAAACGCCGTCCGTTGAGGGGCCGGCCATCCTCGTGGATGTGCAGGTGCAATCCCTCGGCGTCCTGCACGACCGCGAGACCGTCCCGGAAGTCACCCGCGTAGGCGTGGCGTTGGGCGTAGACGGGGTGGCCCTCCCGGTCCACATGGAAGTAGCGCCCGTCCCGGTCACGCACCGTACAGCGGCCGGATTGGAAGTTGCCGCACCAGGCATGGCGCTCGGCGGACAATTCCGAGCCATCCTCACGCAGATGGAAGGCCTCGCGCCCCTGCACCACGGTGGCCCGTCCCTCGTAGAAGCCGAAGGTCCGGGTGAAGCGCCGCGCGTA includes:
- a CDS encoding pyridoxal phosphate-dependent decarboxylase family protein; this translates as MSKSARLASQGLSHLEVLARMRDMRTEDANWREGRTWSLVYNAGEDVRRVAAEAYTEFMSENGLSPLAFPSLRRFEAEVLAIAAELFHGDTAAGTMTSGGTESILMAVKTARDFARAERGITEPELVLPASAHPAFQKAAHYFGLKPVNVPVAADFRADVAATRAAIGPRTALVVGSAPSYPHGVMDPIPELAALAQERGVLFHVDACLGGFLLPFARRLGHALVDFDFAVPGVTSLSADLHKYGYAAKGASVVLYRTPELRRHQFFTYAGWSGGLYVSPSMAGTRPGGAIAAAWAVLKYLGEEGYLRLAGQVLDTARALREGIAAVPGLRLIGEPGLSIFAFTSDTLDVYALGDVMEARGWKLDRQMSPPALHLMVTPAHAQVVKPFLEDLGACAASLARGEPAPDGSAALYGMLGSLPDRNEAEGFLLQFMDGLYSGE
- a CDS encoding TetR/AcrR family transcriptional regulator, producing the protein MAVRRTTSKKSALVRGEPVVRGVLEATLEELVAKGYGALRVEDVAARAGVNKTTIYRRWPTKPELVKAALRASTLEQLVLPDTGSLRGDLLGVVGHMASVMKSPEGQALRRILIAEEQDPEFFALATVIREALDARPQPLFDHARARGEIGPEGVDGKVVISMIAGIVQHRLFVERREPDAAFLERVVDLLLHGLLAPGGRGR
- a CDS encoding glycosyltransferase; the protein is MTSTTEVSSKPATFLLTSSSAPGHYLRVLDLAQQLTSRGHRVLFKARASATPDAKAAGAEHVPYEHMLDLQDFTALAPHVRLPAWLPKAPFTFVQMRSVVQANNVQLAKELEALLKRERVDCVVYDFFEVGAAWAAERAGIPHASAGNMGTTLTQDSVPLMLSEASPLRHVRRFPGVAHTLLGQLIPLNAQRAMLGLPPYTGRTAELIQGMVSPHLHIVMGHRGLASGLALRDRQLFVGPTTFNVSAKTLQEAPRVVPGTVIVSTTTTPGDKGLFRRVLEAVAPLSVPVLATAAGAQDVPEGLGGHVRIEKYVPHDAVFPQARALITHGGWGTVGRALLHGLPMLVIPLFGDQPLNATLVERAGLGRYLPLDKATPEAIRAALQDLLADEGLRARARRVASDIQHLKEEQVAVRALEQLARSGRVDVAALASAA
- a CDS encoding MDR family MFS transporter → MSLTATATPAPPDARIDYVSTLTPRTKALVLAGVMMALFLAALDQTIVATALPRIVSELHGMELFAWTSTSYLLASTTLVPIYGRLSDSLGRRTIILVGIAIFLVGSVLCGLAGSMLALVVFRGIQGMGAAAITSTAFAVPADLFAPAERARYQGIFGTVFAASSIIGPLLGGTLTDTVGWRWVFFINLPLGALAVAFIVSKMPRLHSGVRARVDWLGAFLLVVATVPLLLTLRGDRPLAAWLSAPVLGMLGVSLVGLVLFIRVERKSPHAIIPFTLFHNRVFSLISLTSVFTGAAFFAALLFLSIFAVNGLGATAREAGLAMIPLTLAVVPTSLVTARLVSRTGHYKPVVLGGLVLTSLGLYLLSRLTVDSTLWHIGVGTFVFGCGMGPLQPMLTLSIQNAVAPHQVGTATAGRQFFQQLGQALGSAVFGLILTLSLTHSLTTTLPGVRERVPPGLHARFDAWFDAERIRRGGGTQEDAPGSPGPGASTPTAEVRARYEALRHAPGADGAALAREEAQALEATHAGERAVRAAFARAVARVFDWALLLSLCALVLAVFTREIPLRRTNAPAS
- a CDS encoding zf-TFIIB domain-containing protein → MNCPECKKPMGEHSLGTRTGGTLQLDVCQACGGLWFDTHESLKLSAGGTLRLFRAVYGERRARPPKRTGPLSCPRCDTKLVLCHDLANGNRYQSWRCTAGDHGHFITFFQFLREKGLVRALHAKELVELRKHVDTLLCSDCGEPIRLANMTACARCQAPVCLMDPECVESTIRDAEQAVGSRRDVAPHVAGHLVMKHLGMKDFHARRAAAAAALAATPVALSQDAKGSAEAVDLVDVDSWSVGLDVVELLGELFSIF
- a CDS encoding PTS sugar transporter subunit IIB — its product is MAVVMTVVNAKGMDGQLLFRWLPPKCDGCLVLDDEVALTESLAFVYKNTAPENLPVHLLSVAQAVTKLPEAVASAKSYVLLLRSPAPLERLRQAGVALDFMRELFIVSTLNAGELHPVAGSWSCTREELRAVDQLDLLGIDVHFQLVPEAPSHDWVNLRRHFTRLLD
- a CDS encoding LysR substrate-binding domain-containing protein, with protein sequence MNLSAIDLNLLHVLAVVLEERSATRAARRLHVTQSAVSNALARLREVLKDPLVTRRGRGLVPTPRALELQPRLAAALKELERVVETAPAFDAARCDREFTLACADNQQLADLPRLCQALEREMPRARLRVVSIDVLLATNGLVTGEVDLAIAPSGAPPGMHAAPLYVESPVAVVHRDHPFRGAVLTPEAFARIPQVSFNVALGRPGIGSALTDRAFRAGGLDAVPTLYVPSFAAAAMVVASTERLACMPRRVATVLAAHLPLRLVRLPIEGLAMPMSLVWHARTEGDAASACFRDLLLRTLREPGEPAPASRRSRPSRGAPKGLPAPSPM
- a CDS encoding ArsR/SmtB family transcription factor, whose product is MIETFAALSEPNRFRIVELLRSGPHAVNDIGERLQLNQPQVSKHLRVLKEAGLVDVHPRAQQRLYALRAESLRQLHVWLEGYRQLWEERFDQLDELLEELKDKETPHGRKS
- a CDS encoding SRPBCC family protein, with amino-acid sequence MVASLSPESAPKNRTSVELHGEREIIISRTFNAPARIVFDAWTRPEFVKRWWAPQSLCVTLVGCEADVRVGGAYRYQLRTPDGNAFAFSGRYTEITPPSRLVYTQVFEPMAEAGEMRITVTFDEREGKTHLVSHEVYPSAEARAGALASGMETGMLETMDQLDALVASLR
- a CDS encoding polysaccharide lyase yields the protein MKLKHIGLVGASVLTSALVAHAAVGFHNTGTLSGWNAINREHKGTVNEVTNVTYEGPTALKVTQIYDPSYTGRYHSEVVKHNVYRRGDTGFYGFAFRLQNDWQFQSQSFNIAQFIADFGDTGCDDYMPSTMVWLSGNQLNTRVKQGSVCSQKTVNFTNLATVSAGDWHKIIIQTKWASDNTGFIKMWFDGQKVLEQYNLATTVSDDRSFQFRVGLYANGWHDSGYMQGSQGTRSIWFDEIGTGTTFADADPDQW